DNA from Campylobacter sp. RM5004:
AGCTCAAAGCGTGCCTGTTAGTGCAGGAGTTTGCGTTAGCACTCCACAAGCTGTAAGCCTTGATGATAGCAGAAGAGCTATGGATATGTTTGCTAAATTAAACATACCTGTTGCAGGAATAATTGAAAATATGAGTGGTTTTATATGTCCTAATTGCGAGATTGAGCATGAGATTTTTGGCAAAGGTGGAGCACTTAATTTAGCTCATGAATATGATTGCTCTATTTTAGGCTGTATTCCTATTGATTTATCTATTAGAAGTGGTGGAGATAGTGGCAAGCCTGTATCAATGTGCGAGCCAAACTCAGTTGTAGCTAAAAGATACGAAGAAGCTGCGTTTAAATTAATTGAGTTTTTAAACACTGCAAAGGCTGATAATTCTAGCATTCAACCAACTTCAAATACCCCAGCTTGTCATTAAGCAAAATCCTAATTCAAATTCTTTTAGAATTTGAATTAGGAAATTATATTATTACAATAATATATTTGTTAAAATATTGACCTTACAAATGTTTGAATAAAAATTAAATTTAAAACTCAATAATAATTGTAACTTTTTAAAAATTTTAAAAACCAAATTCCTAATTCAAATTCTCTTTATTTTTGATATATAAAACCCAAATATTTTAATCTTTTATTTAATTCTAATATTTTGCTTTTACTTACTTAAAATAGATTATTTCAAATAGTTTTAATAGAATTTGATTTTTTAAATTCACATAGAATTTTAAAAATAAACCTTATATTTTAATCAGTATAAAAAGCAATTAAAATAACAAGTAGTTAAATTAAGAAATTGATTTTAAATTAATGATATTTTCTTTAAAGAATTTGAAATAGGAATTTGAAATTCCTATATTATAAAGTTTGATTTAGAGTTGAAGTATTTTTGTATTCTTGCTTATAGCCATTTACTTCTATGCTGTCTTTTAACATTTCTTCTAGCATAGAATCATAAAATTCTTTTACTGATAATACGTATCTTGCATATTCTTTATTTTTTGCTAATAAATAATTTAAATTAAATCTTAATTGCTGTAATAAATCATTAGTTTTTTCGCTTAAAACATCAGTTAAGTTGCCGTTATTTTTATTTGCTAAATCTAATAATGCCATATCTAAAGCTTTTTTTTCTTTTAAAAAAGCATTTAAAGCATCTAATTTTTCTTTATTTTGGCTATCTAATCTATCTTTTCTAGCTTCCCTTATATCTGCAATTCCTTGT
Protein-coding regions in this window:
- a CDS encoding flagellar biosynthesis protein FlgN, whose product is MIEKRLSTANNLLLTIIKLTEQGIADIREARKDRLDSQNKEKLDALNAFLKEKKALDMALLDLANKNNGNLTDVLSEKTNDLLQQLRFNLNYLLAKNKEYARYVLSVKEFYDSMLEEMLKDSIEVNGYKQEYKNTSTLNQTL